In Candidatus Zixiibacteriota bacterium, the following proteins share a genomic window:
- a CDS encoding hemolysin family protein has product MKELQFELMAIVVLILANSVFAMSEIALVAARKSRLKDWADKGWPGAKAALELASQPSQFFSTVQAGITLSGILAGAFGGRAITHELGLVMKVIPGLGPYSDTVALVIVVAAITYLSVVLGELVPKRIALNHAEAIAAATARPMRLVSAVSAPVVRLLGLSTELLFRAAGIRPGGQPPVTEEEVKTLIRRGAAAGVFEATERDMIEAVIRLGDKSAPALMTPRTRIVWLDVGDSIEQLRKKIFESGHSRFPVCNGSLEEVIGITHTKNLLANALGGRPVDLKGSLQPPVFVPRSMTGLQVLEHIKRSGSHLVLVVDEYGGIEGLLTHHDILEAIAGEMPFGEKGAAPKAVRRHDGSWLLDGMLAVDEFKEIFRLESLPGEKKDAYQTLGGFLFTQMGRVPAVADRFEWNNFRFEIVDMDGKRIDKVLVSFVDPVADA; this is encoded by the coding sequence ATGAAAGAACTCCAATTCGAGCTGATGGCGATTGTCGTGCTCATTCTCGCAAACAGCGTCTTCGCCATGTCGGAGATCGCCCTGGTCGCGGCGCGAAAATCGCGGCTCAAGGATTGGGCCGACAAGGGTTGGCCGGGCGCCAAAGCGGCGCTCGAGCTGGCGAGCCAGCCGAGCCAGTTCTTCTCCACGGTCCAGGCAGGGATCACGCTCAGCGGCATCCTCGCCGGAGCTTTCGGCGGGAGGGCGATCACCCACGAGCTGGGCCTGGTCATGAAGGTGATTCCGGGTCTCGGCCCGTACAGCGACACGGTCGCGCTGGTGATCGTGGTCGCAGCCATCACCTATCTGTCCGTCGTTCTCGGAGAGCTGGTTCCCAAGCGCATCGCGCTCAACCACGCCGAGGCGATCGCCGCCGCCACGGCGAGGCCGATGCGGCTGGTTTCGGCGGTCTCCGCGCCGGTGGTGAGGCTGCTGGGGTTATCCACCGAGCTGTTGTTCCGGGCGGCGGGGATCCGCCCGGGCGGCCAGCCGCCGGTCACCGAGGAGGAGGTCAAGACCCTGATTCGCCGGGGAGCCGCGGCGGGGGTGTTCGAGGCGACCGAGCGGGACATGATCGAGGCGGTGATCCGCCTCGGCGACAAGAGCGCCCCCGCCCTGATGACGCCGCGCACCCGGATCGTCTGGCTCGATGTCGGTGATTCGATCGAGCAACTCCGCAAGAAGATTTTCGAGAGCGGCCATTCGCGCTTTCCGGTCTGCAACGGCAGCCTGGAAGAGGTCATCGGCATCACCCACACGAAGAATCTGCTCGCCAATGCGCTGGGAGGGCGGCCCGTGGACCTGAAGGGCTCACTGCAGCCTCCTGTATTCGTGCCGCGGAGCATGACCGGGCTGCAGGTGCTCGAGCACATCAAGCGGTCCGGCAGCCATCTGGTCCTGGTGGTGGACGAGTACGGCGGGATCGAGGGGCTGCTTACGCACCACGACATCCTCGAGGCGATCGCGGGGGAAATGCCGTTCGGGGAAAAGGGTGCGGCGCCAAAGGCGGTCAGACGGCACGACGGCTCGTGGCTTCTCGACGGCATGCTCGCGGTCGACGAGTTCAAGGAGATCTTTCGCCTGGAGAGCCTGCCCGGAGAAAAGAAAGACGCTTACCAGACGCTGGGAGGGTTTCTCTTCACGCAGATGGGGCGGGTGCCGGCCGTGGCGGACCGGTTCGAGTGGAACAATTTTCG